The following coding sequences lie in one Palaemon carinicauda isolate YSFRI2023 chromosome 7, ASM3689809v2, whole genome shotgun sequence genomic window:
- the LOC137644543 gene encoding uncharacterized protein yields MAVADAKYKFVYVDGGAEGGAGDGGTWRKCILHHAIEQNRVGFPEDSTLSNDDTPIPFHIIADGAIALKTTLMKPYFHTSQARHEEIYSYRLSRARRVVENAFGNLQMRFRIFGTTIQQEPKVVQLITMCGCILHNFILDHYPFAPNVIDREDT; encoded by the coding sequence ATGGCCGTAGCAGATGCAAAGTACAAGTTCGTGTATGTTGACGGAGGTGCTGAAGGAGGTGCTGGTGATGGAGGAACCTGGCGCAAGTGTATCCTTCATCATGCCATCGAGCAAAACCGAGTGGGATTTCCTGAGGACAGCACTCTATCGAATGATGACACTCCAATCCCCTTCCACATAATAGCAGATGGTGCCATTGCCCTCAAGACAACGCTGATGAAACCATACTTCCACACATCCCAGGCTCGCCATGAAGAGATCtacagctacaggttgtctcgcGCTCGTCGTGTGGTCGAGAACGCATTCGGTAATCTCCAAATGAGATTCCGAATCTTCGGCACCACCATACAACAGGAACCTAAAGTAGTACAGCTGATAACCATGTGTGGATGTATCTTGCACAATTTCATACTCGACCACTATCCCTTTGCTCCCAACGTCATCGACCGCGAAGATACTTAA